aatagttagggacctctctttcataatagtccagatatctacctcaactttgataagttttactataggccacagcaacgcgtggcagggcacagctagtggatTATAAAAATAGATATATGTGACTGGAACTCTTCACCAAATATTGGTAAATACAATTTTGGCTGATTAGTGGAATGACAAAAGATTGATCATAGGGATCTTAATGTCACCGTGAGGATGTGTAGAATGCAATTACAACTGCATATGTATTCTGTTACAGCAAATTCACTAGTCTCATGATGAAGGGAGGAGATAAGATTTTGGCCCGATCCCTCATCAATCAGGTAAGAAGTTAACACTCTTTGGTTAGTGCCAGTGCTGCAGAAGAAAAAGCATTCCCATTTTAAGTTGCATGAGATAAGTTAGTGGGGGACATTCTTGTGGATGGAAATATTTTGTCCCCTTGAAACTCTTCAGGGACCATACCTAATCCCACAAAGCTGCTGCTTTAGAAATCCTTGCAGCTCTGTCTCTCCCTCATGAATGCCATCTTCCAGCAAATTACTCTTCTGACAACCCACCAAACAATGCCTAATTCTATCTGATACAGGATGCATGACAGGAAGCCATCTGCATGTGCCTTTTCTTGGAAAAAGTATTGGGCATGGAGTGAGAGATGTGAATTTGGGATTTCCCAGGTGGCTGCAGTGAGAAGCTGCAGACTGCTCTTGTCTCCTACATAGAAATTGTCTGTCTCTGGTATAATCACAATCATTATCTTCTTTATCTTCTTAGATGTTTCATTTGCCATCTTCTTACTAGATGCCTTGCAACCCAAAAAATTTGCAAGGCATAGAGACAagaataaataattgttttagaCAGAATTGCATTTGACTGTGAAATCTGTCTTTCAGCTCTCAGTCCAGTGTAGATTAAGAACCTCCATTAGGGTCAAAATCAAGGGCCCTGATTGTGGCCAGGAATACTTACAAGTTGGGTGTAGTATCTGCTAGTAGCTCTGAAACCTGAGAGAGCCAAGATCTATCAGATGTCCACTTACTGGAAAGTTCCTCAGAGACTATGATTTGCCCTTATAAGTACTGTCTGCCCAAAAGTTTGTTAGCCTGACTGTTATGTGTGTAAATAACTTTGTTATGGGATTGAGTAAATCTTGCTTGTAAGGGTATTTTTAATAGAAGAGCTTGTATTCTTTAAGAACTTGAAAAGTTACCTTATGTTAAGCGGGTTTACAGGTCCAATATCAGTTCTGCCAGGCAGTGCCTTGCACAATAAGCAAGTGATTTTTTCCCCCTAGTCATAGGTTTCTAACTTAAAGATCTTGCGATAGTCTCCCATTCATAAAAGAGCCAGGCCTGATCCTGCTCAGCATCTGAAATAAGAGGAGATCAGATGCAGCCAAACTGGTATTGTTGATACACTTTTATATTTCTTTGAAATTTAGACTTTGGAAACTATTAAGAGGAAGCAGCTTGAAAAGTACCATAAAGCAGATGAGAAGGATAAAGAAAACATTGAGTGCAACCCTTACACAATCTTCCACCAAGCGTTAAAAAACTGTGAACCTGTCATTGGACTTGTGGGTGTCCAGAAAGGAGGCAGAACCTACCAGGTAATCTATGAAAGAAATAGAAAGCATATCCATTCAAAACTGCAATTATGATGGCATGATGACTCAGCCACAATCAGAATGGGATAATCGCCCctcgtcacccccccccccaaatacagccATTATTATAATTGTGAAGGCACATTAAAGAGGCCTCAATAGCATCATTTTCTTTAAACTGAAATTCTGGAGGGGAATGCACTTTTGGTTCCATCTACGTTGGCCTGGGAAAGCCATGTTTGCATCTGactgtttgtttgggtttttttgcaccaCATAGGTCCCAACCCCACTGACAGACAGTCGGCGGCGCTTCTTAGCAATGAAGTGGATGATAACAGAATGCAGGGAGAACAAGCACAGGAGGACACTTATGCCTGAAAAGCTTTCCAAAGAGCTgctggaagcctttgacaaccaaGGTGCTGTAATAAAGAAAAAGCATGAGCTTCACAAAATGGCTGAGTCTAACCGGGCCTTTGCTCACTTTCGGTGGTGGTAGGAAGTGCGCTAGCTTGCCAAATAAACCTTCTGAAGATGGCAACTTCGTTACAAGACAAGGattcttacttttaaaaattctgtATAGCTTTCTTTGCATAACACTCTTCTGGGAGGGCCATTGCGAGCTTCACATCTGCCTCTTCTCTAATAGTATGGTAAAGAAGATATGAGCTAAAATAAAATATCCTCTTTTTTACACTCCCATGAGGTAAACTTCTGCTTACTTTATGGTTTAGGTGACTCAATTGGTACAGGCCTCTGCGTGTATGGTTTCTGTTTTGTTCCATTCTGGACTCTTTCAAGTCAGATTTATCTTTAATAAAAGTACAAGCTGTCTTCTGGAGTTCTGTAAAAAACAGCTTAGATATTTTTTGTCAAGCATAATTTTTGCCAATATTCAAGATCAGAGAACTCTAACACAGATGGAAGTCACTTGTGGGTGTTCTACAAATATCTATAGTGTATTCTGTCCCTCTTTAAAATGATGTTCGTTACAATAGCATATCGATAGGAACACACATACTGAATACAATCAAGTTCTTATAGGGAGGTcagcttcccttcctttttcagcATGGTTTGCACATGCCTTTTTATTGTTAACTTTCTGTGCTGTCATACCTAAATTGCTGAATTTTAGACTATATTCAGAAGGACTGCTGTATATTCAAGTTTATGTGAAAACAACTGGTCTAGCATTTCATCGGTAGTGGCCAATTCAGCTATGTAGGCAATCATTTGATAGTACGGGCATCCAAAGTGAGGAGGATGCTTGACTAAACTACCCCTAACTTATACTTGGATGCTGATCTGCAGATTTCTTAATTCCTTCACTTGTAGAATATCATGAGATTGACCTACTGTACAATATTTATTTGAGAATGATGGCTCCTTGCTGGTACATCTGTAGAATGAATCTGTACAATGTGCCACTGATATCCGTCAAATGAATTGTTGCCCTGTGCCGTGAAGCAGCCCTACAAATACATTCATTGGAGTTTCTAGCTTGTCCGCCATATTGGTTATGACAATCCTTATGTAGCCATGTTGTACTCTTCATGTAAAAGAAAGAAGAGCTATATGCTTGGAGGAACCCCAAGGtttaactatgtattttttaAGCGGGTGGGGCAACCTGAATGGGATGGGGACTATAAAGTATATATAGGTATATCTCAAAGCACATTGAGGGCTGAACATACTCAGTTGCTAGAGTGGTGACAGAACTGCAAAGTGAGGAGTGCATAGGATCCTGAATAGCAACACCCCAGATTACATTATGGTGTACCTGTAATACCTGTTATTCATTTGAACTTAAAAACAagtttaaaatgttttgtaatgcaGATACAAAACTACAGTAGACAGTGgtgtaaaatgtttattttttaaaaagttccaaaGAGAGCCACAACCTTCTTAGTAGAAATGTACAATACTGTACTTCAAAATAATTGTATAAAAGTTATAAAACTGGTTTGTTGTTGTATCTTCTCAGTGGAATAATTTTGCCAGAGTAAGGCTCTGGAAGTCCATTGGCATTATGTATCCTCCAGTGGGGCCCTCCTGATGTTTCTACCATGCCCAGCAGTGTATAGGATTGTGAGTTGTGCTCTCGAACATCATGGAGAAGCAGCAAATCTCAGCAAATCCTGCCCATCTTAGAGGAAGAAGGCACTGCCTTAGCTGTTAGCTATACCTGAGCTGGCAGGGAGTGGGTTAAAAAGGAAAAGCATATATTGGGGCTGTAGGTTGAAAGCATTTGCGGAGCACCCTCCTGCAACTATAGCAGGATCAATCCACTCATAGTGACATCCTGTATAAGAAATGAAAGTGCTGTTGTGGAAGCATTAAGTGTCATCTGTGTGGCTAAAAATTGAACGGCTTCTGTAGTATGACACGCCTTTAATGATTATGCCACACAATAGTGATGTCTGTCCCTTGATGCCAGGAGGCTATTGTGCAGGATCTTTGGCCCTCTAAATATTTTGAGAGTTGAGTCCTTACAGTTTTCATTACTCTGGGAGTGGTAAACCAGCACATTTGAAGGGCCAAACAGTTCTCACAACTGCTATAATCTttcaatgtaaaaataaaaattcaaggaACAGAGAGGGAGACAATCATTGTCCCAAATGTGTTCTGCTGGAAATAAGGGCCTCTTGATTTCGATGGAACATACTTACATACGAGAGAATGTCAAGTTTTTCCACCTTCCTTGGAGTATCCCA
This genomic interval from Anolis sagrei isolate rAnoSag1 chromosome 2, rAnoSag1.mat, whole genome shotgun sequence contains the following:
- the MRPS7 gene encoding small ribosomal subunit protein uS7m, with product MAAPMVAKFGALAGGVCPRWKAWLPGLTQVRWSRYSPSFIEPEVNKEVYQKPPEQLSEEEKAAWDLKTVQPIKATPSNVSSSVFYDPLISKFTSLMMKGGDKILARSLINQTLETIKRKQLEKYHKADEKDKENIECNPYTIFHQALKNCEPVIGLVGVQKGGRTYQVPTPLTDSRRRFLAMKWMITECRENKHRRTLMPEKLSKELLEAFDNQGAVIKKKHELHKMAESNRAFAHFRWW